The genome window ACCACCAACCCGGAGAGCGGTCCGGCAATGCCAATATCCAGCAGAACGCGGCGGTTTTTCACCCGCTCTTTCATGTTGATTACCGCACCCAGCGTACCGAACACGTTCGGGAAGGGGATGAAATACGGCAGACTGACATGCACGTTGTGGTAACGCCCCATCAGGTAATGCCCGAACTCATGAGCGCCCATGATGGAGAGAATGGCAACGGCAAAAGGCCAGCCCGCCGAGAGATATGCCATCAATCCCGGGATGAAACCGGGCGGTGGTTCCTGCGTTATACTCATGGCTCCACCAGTGTAAATGACACTGATCAGCGTGAGGATGAAGAGAATCAAATTCAAACGTCCGCTGGAAGGTTTGGGCTGAGGTTGAGCAGGGATGAAGTAAACCACATGCCGTCTGTCTTCCATGCGAAACACGGGAGTCAACTGGTAGGGGCGCAAGGCATCTTCCAACCAGTCATACAGGCGCGCCGTATCTTCCCCCATCAATCTGCCACGGTAGCGCACGACGAAACCCTGCTCCACCGAGCCGAGGGTTTTGTCTTCCACGCTCATCACGCGTGTGATCAGAGCATCCAGATCCATGCTTAAACCGTTATCCATGCTTTCAATTATACTGGAATGCACTCCCTCTTTCCTGACAGGATATAATGTAATGGAATGCAATCTGTCGATAGAGAAAGGCAAATCCTTATGCCTGCACTTTTACAGGATGCCATTCAGTTAATCAAAGCCGGGCAAAAAGAACAAGCCCGCGCCCTGCTGATGCAGATTCTGCAAAAAGAACCCGCTAACGAAGCCGCCTGGTTATGGCTGACCGAATGTCTTACCGATGACCTGCAACGTATTCAGGCGCTGGAAGTGTGCCTGAAGTTTAATCCCAACAGCGAAAAAGCCCGCAAAGCCCTGCAGGTGTTGCGGGAGAAATCGGCACCTGCCCAGCGACCTGCGCCTTATCCCCCAGGTGTACCCATAACACCTGAACCGGCGTCCTCCAGCATCCCCCCTGAAGCCCAGGGATTGACACCCGCGCGCGAGGGCAAACCTGAACCGCCTCCAGTTCCTCCCTTTACTACGCCTCCCACGTTTGCCACACCACCCGGCGGCGAAATTGACCGTGAGTTCATCGAATCACTGATTGAGGAAAGCCGTGAAAGCGCCCCCCGTATGGCTGCGCCCCCCGAAAAGCCTGCAATCCAGCCATTTATTTCCACCCCCGCACTGGAAGAAAGCCCGACGAAAGCAGAAATTCCGCAAGAGAGCGAGCCTGCTCCCGCCGACAGTGTGGTCAGCGCTTTCCGCAAGCCCGAACGGCGCGGTTTGTTTGGCAAGCGGGAAGCCCCCCCGCCTCGCCGTCCTTCCAGGAAGGAAGAAGAGGAACCGAAAACCAACTGGCTCACGGTGTTCCTGCAGGTGGCACTGTTCATCCTTTTCGTTATGGCAATCATCGTGGCGGCATTGGTCACTGACTTGCCCTCGAAATTGCGTCAGAGTCTGATTCCCATTGCCAGTGGCGGCGGAACAGCCGTTCAGCCCACTGCCCCCCCGGCTTATGTGAACACTGCACCGCCCCCCACAAACACCCCCACCCCCATCCTGCAATTTACCCCTACACCCACGCTCACTCCGGTTCCTCCCTTACCTACCGGACAGGCGGGCAGTTCCTTCCCCGTTTATTTCAGTCCGCAAGCATTCCCCCTGCCTCTGCCCCTGGCAGGGCACACGGCCACCCGCCTGCAGGATGGACGCCTGTTGATTGCTGGGGGAAAGACCCTCAGCGGGGTGACCATGAAGACTTTCCTCCTGGACAGCGACCGCTCGGACGCACGCGAGATTAACGCCATGGTTGCCGCCCGCGCCCACCACTCTGCCACACTCTTACCGGATGGACGGGTGCTGGCAGTGGGCGGGGAAAGTGACTCGGGAATTGTGCAAACCGCCGATTTGTTCGACCCGGCAAGCGAATCGTGGAGCACGCTCCTGCCTCTGTATCCCCATGGGGTGGGACATATCGCCGTGTTAATGGACAACGGTTGGTTGCTCATTGCCGGCGGGTGCGGACAGGATGCCACAGCCGAACTGTTTGACCCGGTCTCGATGACCTGGCAGGATGCCGGCGCGCCGCCTTATCCGCTTTGCCATGCCAGTGCCACCCTGTTGCCCGATGGGCGCGCGCTGGTTGCGGGGGGCGAAGGCGAAGCCGCAGGCAAAGCCCTGATCTATGACCTGAACGCCCGTACCTGGACGCCCACCGCCCCACTGCAAACCCCACGCTGGAATCACGCCGCATTGCGTCTACCCGAAGGGGATGTCATCCTGTTCGGTGGACAAAACGCCAGCGGGCAGTCGCTCAACGCCGTTGAGGTGTACCGCTGGCAGGAAAACCGCTGGGAAAGCCTGGCGCCGATGAACGAAGGGCGCATCCAGCCCGCAGTCACCTTCCTGCCCGATGGACGCATTGCCGTGCTGGGCGGGTATCAACAGCAGGGCTTTGCCGCCACGCTGGAAGTGTACTTTGCCGCCAGCAATGTCTGGAGCGCCGCCACCGCTATGGACGTGCCCTCGGCAGATTTCACCCTGACGTATTCGGAAGGTATGGCGTATCTTTTACTGGGAGGGGAGAGCGCCGACGGCTTGCTCGACCGGCGCACCTGGTTAATTTTCTCCAATCCATAAAAGAAAAGGCGGGGATGGATGGGAGTCGAACCCACCACGGCTCGCCACGCGACCCGTCAGCGGTTTTGAAGACCGTGAAGCCCACCGGGACTCAGCCATCCCCGCCGTTAAGCATACCCGCAGGCGGGGAGATTGGCAAGGGGGATACTCATGCACCGGGTAAGAAGAGCAGGTAAATCTCAGATGGATTTGCTTTTTTTAATCAATTCCCAAATCAAATGTACAATAAAAGCATTAGAAGCAACAAGGGCATGTTTTTCATCATGATTTTGGAAAATATCCCCCTAAAATGGTGAAATCAACCTTGATCCCCCGATTGTTTTTCGGTGCCTTAAGAATCCTCTCAGACAATTATGTTTTCAGAATAGATACGATAGGAGCATAAAGTGAGTTACATCAGTGATAATCTATTGCCCAATGAGAAAGTTTTCTTCACCGCTCGGGTGCATCCCATGATTTTTCTATCCCCTGTTCTTGCATTTATCGTGACCGTTTTTCTTTTCATTCTTTCTCTGAACGAGAAGGATGCCAGTGTACTGATATGCCTATTCCTTTTTTTGCTTTTTTATTCT of Anaerolinea thermophila UNI-1 contains these proteins:
- a CDS encoding Kelch repeat-containing protein, whose protein sequence is MPALLQDAIQLIKAGQKEQARALLMQILQKEPANEAAWLWLTECLTDDLQRIQALEVCLKFNPNSEKARKALQVLREKSAPAQRPAPYPPGVPITPEPASSSIPPEAQGLTPAREGKPEPPPVPPFTTPPTFATPPGGEIDREFIESLIEESRESAPRMAAPPEKPAIQPFISTPALEESPTKAEIPQESEPAPADSVVSAFRKPERRGLFGKREAPPPRRPSRKEEEEPKTNWLTVFLQVALFILFVMAIIVAALVTDLPSKLRQSLIPIASGGGTAVQPTAPPAYVNTAPPPTNTPTPILQFTPTPTLTPVPPLPTGQAGSSFPVYFSPQAFPLPLPLAGHTATRLQDGRLLIAGGKTLSGVTMKTFLLDSDRSDAREINAMVAARAHHSATLLPDGRVLAVGGESDSGIVQTADLFDPASESWSTLLPLYPHGVGHIAVLMDNGWLLIAGGCGQDATAELFDPVSMTWQDAGAPPYPLCHASATLLPDGRALVAGGEGEAAGKALIYDLNARTWTPTAPLQTPRWNHAALRLPEGDVILFGGQNASGQSLNAVEVYRWQENRWESLAPMNEGRIQPAVTFLPDGRIAVLGGYQQQGFAATLEVYFAASNVWSAATAMDVPSADFTLTYSEGMAYLLLGGESADGLLDRRTWLIFSNP